Proteins co-encoded in one Thermochromatium tepidum ATCC 43061 genomic window:
- the dusA gene encoding tRNA dihydrouridine(20/20a) synthase DusA yields the protein MPPMTDSTTRRLALQHNRRLAVAPMLDWTDRHCRYLLRLISRHTLLYTEMIATGALIHGDPERFLRYDPSEHPVALQLGGSDPRDLADCARMAEDWGYDEINLNVGCPSDRVQNGRFGACLMAEPELVAECVAAMRAVVRVPVTVKHRIGIDDRDSYAELVEFVGHLSRAGCDAIIVHARKAWLKGLNPNENRDIPPLNYEVVRALKRDFPSLPIVINGGITTLDAALAFLNAFDGVMIGRAAYHNPWLLAEADRRVFGDAHPLPSRLEVLESFIHYAERELAAGVPLSAMSRHLLGLFHGQPGARAWRRRISEQLHRPGVGVEILGFGDGAHP from the coding sequence ATGCCTCCGATGACAGACAGCACCACACGACGTCTCGCGCTCCAACACAACCGGCGTTTGGCGGTCGCGCCCATGCTCGACTGGACCGACCGGCACTGTCGCTACCTCCTGCGTCTGATCAGCCGCCATACCCTGCTCTATACCGAAATGATCGCCACCGGCGCCCTGATCCACGGCGATCCTGAGCGATTTCTCCGCTATGACCCGAGCGAGCATCCGGTCGCCCTCCAGCTCGGTGGGTCAGACCCTAGGGATCTGGCCGACTGTGCCCGGATGGCCGAGGACTGGGGCTATGACGAGATCAACCTCAACGTCGGCTGCCCGTCGGACCGCGTGCAGAATGGACGCTTCGGTGCCTGTCTCATGGCCGAGCCGGAACTGGTGGCCGAGTGCGTGGCGGCGATGCGCGCAGTGGTCCGGGTGCCGGTGACGGTCAAGCATCGGATTGGGATCGATGATCGCGATAGCTATGCCGAGCTGGTGGAGTTCGTCGGTCATCTAAGCCGCGCTGGGTGTGATGCCATCATCGTCCATGCGCGCAAGGCTTGGCTTAAGGGATTGAATCCAAATGAGAATCGCGACATCCCCCCCTTGAATTACGAGGTCGTGCGTGCCCTCAAGCGCGACTTCCCGAGTCTTCCGATCGTCATCAATGGCGGCATCACGACCCTGGATGCCGCCCTCGCCTTCCTGAACGCATTCGATGGCGTCATGATCGGGCGCGCGGCCTACCACAATCCTTGGCTCCTAGCCGAGGCCGATCGGCGCGTCTTTGGCGACGCGCATCCGCTGCCGTCGCGCCTGGAGGTGTTGGAGTCCTTCATCCACTATGCCGAGCGCGAGCTGGCCGCCGGCGTGCCGTTGAGCGCCATGAGCCGCCATCTACTCGGGCTCTTTCATGGTCAACCCGGCGCGCGCGCCTGGCGGCGGCGGATCAGCGAACAGCTCCATCGTCCAGGTGTTGGGGTCGAGATACTCGGGTTCGGCGACGGCGCGCATCCATGA